A genomic segment from Nicotiana tabacum cultivar K326 chromosome 7, ASM71507v2, whole genome shotgun sequence encodes:
- the LOC107818706 gene encoding membrane protein PM19L-like, translated as MARTVARTLAAPLLFINLVMYLIVLGFASWCLNRFINGQTNHPSFGGNGATMFFLVFAILAAVLGIISKLIGAKHLRAWRNDSLAAAGSSAVIAWAVTALAFGLACKEINIGGWRGWRLRVLEGFVIVLGVTQLLYVLMLHTGWFSSTYGPGYRDTEYGVGAPGGVGEKGTTGVTGARV; from the exons atggcAAGGACAGTGGCACGAACATTAGCAGCACCGTTGTTGTTTATTAACTTAGTAATGTATCTTATTGTTTTAGGTTTTGCTAGTTGGTGTCTCAACAGGTTCATTAATGGCCAAACTAATCATCCTA GTTTTGGAGGGAATGGAGCGACGATGTTCTTCCTCGTATTCGCGATATTAGCAGCAGTGTTGGGAATAATATCGAAACTGATAGGTGCAAAACATCTAAGGGCGTGGAGAAATGACAGTCTAGCTGCTGCTGGTTCATCTGCTGTAATAGCTTGGGCTGTAACTGCACTAGCATTTGG ATTGGCATGCAAGGAGATAAACATAGGAGGATGGAGAGGATGGAGGCTAAGAGTTCTTGAAGGTTTTGTGATTGTCCTTGGAGTCACCCAACTTCTCTACGTTCTAATGCTTCACACTGGATGGTTTAGCAGTACGTACGGTCCGGGATACAGAGATACCGAATACGGCGTCGGCGCACCCGGCGGAGTTGGAGAGAAGGGTACTACTGGTGTCACCGGAGCTAGGGTTTAA